The Burkholderia pyrrocinia genome has a segment encoding these proteins:
- the aroK gene encoding shikimate kinase AroK gives MQARDPHANVFFVGLMGAGKTTVGRAVARRLDRTFFDSDHEIEARTGARIPVIFELEGEAGFRDRETQVIADLTQRENIVLATGGGAVLRPENRDCLKSNGIVVYLRANPHDLWLRTRKDKNRPLLQTEDPKGRLEALYEVRDPLYRECADFVIETGRPSVNGLVNMVLMQLELAGVIAKPLQA, from the coding sequence TTGCAAGCGCGGGACCCACATGCAAACGTATTTTTCGTCGGCCTTATGGGAGCGGGTAAGACCACCGTGGGCCGTGCGGTCGCGCGTCGTCTCGACAGGACGTTCTTCGACTCCGACCACGAAATCGAGGCCCGCACGGGCGCGCGCATTCCGGTGATCTTCGAGCTGGAGGGCGAGGCCGGGTTTCGCGATCGCGAAACGCAGGTGATCGCCGATCTGACGCAGCGCGAGAACATCGTGCTCGCGACGGGCGGCGGCGCGGTGCTGCGCCCGGAAAATCGCGATTGCCTGAAAAGCAATGGCATCGTCGTTTATCTGCGTGCCAATCCGCACGATCTGTGGCTGCGCACGCGCAAGGACAAGAACCGCCCGCTGCTGCAGACCGAAGATCCGAAGGGGCGCCTCGAAGCGCTCTACGAAGTGCGCGACCCGCTGTACCGCGAATGCGCGGATTTCGTCATCGAGACCGGCCGCCCGTCGGTCAACGGCCTCGTCAACATGGTGC